In a genomic window of Bordetella petrii:
- a CDS encoding Hpt domain-containing protein, giving the protein MILSTHHDRAAGRGPADILRGFGMAVREAAWPAAAPFADVDHAVVIIELSVGEAAPDADQLSRAGLAGAIVLTCGAAPAGAPSVRRHLSDPADEGAMAVALTGAGYAAPIPDKAALAQQLGALVDDDPSVVTELVASLLDTNQSDLRDFRQACAARRWPDARACAHRIKGTAHLVGAPALVALSQRIELLAQHEQGDTVAALASLYVPAVQRLSQTLAALVG; this is encoded by the coding sequence TTGATCCTGTCTACGCATCACGATCGCGCCGCCGGGCGCGGCCCGGCCGATATCTTGCGCGGGTTCGGCATGGCCGTGCGCGAAGCTGCCTGGCCGGCGGCCGCGCCTTTCGCCGATGTCGACCACGCTGTCGTTATCATCGAGCTATCGGTAGGCGAGGCCGCTCCCGATGCCGACCAACTGAGCCGGGCAGGGTTGGCGGGCGCCATCGTCCTTACCTGTGGCGCCGCGCCGGCTGGTGCGCCGTCCGTGCGTCGGCATTTATCCGATCCGGCCGACGAAGGCGCCATGGCCGTTGCGTTGACGGGCGCCGGCTATGCGGCGCCGATTCCAGATAAAGCGGCGCTGGCGCAGCAGCTTGGCGCCTTGGTGGACGACGATCCGTCGGTGGTGACGGAACTCGTCGCCAGTTTGCTCGACACCAATCAGTCTGACTTGCGCGACTTCCGCCAGGCCTGCGCCGCGCGCCGCTGGCCCGACGCCCGCGCTTGCGCGCATCGCATCAAGGGCACGGCACATCTGGTGGGCGCGCCCGCGCTGGTAGCGCTCAGCCAGCGCATTGAATTGCTGGCCCAGCATGAGCAAGGCGACACAGTAGCGGCGCTGGCCAGCCTGTACGTGCCCGCTGTGCAGCGCTTGTCGCAGACGTTGGCTGCGCTGGTTGGTTAA
- a CDS encoding response regulator transcription factor — protein MTSVLIVDDHPSLRLILRQQLSQMLGVSQIIEAGNGQDAVQAVRQHEPGLVILDIDLPKINGLEAIPRIKLIKPDIRILVISAQDPVVFAPRVKAAGAQGYISKVQELPEIVRAIETVLAGYSVFPDVAHRPVPSSDADAANKIERLSDKEIIVMQMLVRGMSNKDIGDALFISNKTVSTYKTRLMAKLGVGSLVELVDFARRHQIVR, from the coding sequence GTGACCAGCGTACTCATCGTCGACGACCATCCTTCGTTGCGGCTGATACTCAGGCAGCAACTGTCCCAGATGCTGGGCGTGTCGCAGATCATCGAGGCCGGCAACGGCCAGGACGCCGTGCAGGCCGTGCGCCAGCACGAGCCCGGCCTCGTCATTCTGGACATCGATCTGCCCAAGATCAACGGCCTTGAGGCCATTCCCCGCATCAAGCTTATCAAGCCCGACATCCGCATTCTGGTCATTTCCGCGCAAGATCCCGTCGTTTTCGCGCCGCGGGTCAAGGCGGCTGGCGCGCAAGGCTACATCAGCAAGGTGCAGGAACTACCTGAAATCGTGCGCGCCATCGAAACCGTGCTGGCGGGCTACAGTGTTTTTCCCGATGTTGCCCATCGCCCGGTTCCAAGCAGCGATGCCGACGCCGCCAATAAAATCGAGCGGCTGTCCGACAAAGAAATCATCGTCATGCAGATGCTGGTGCGCGGCATGTCCAATAAAGACATCGGCGACGCGCTGTTCATCAGCAACAAAACCGTCAGCACTTACAAAACCCGCCTCATGGCCAAATTGGGTGTGGGTTCGTTGGTAGAACTGGTCGACTTCGCGCGCAGGCACCAAATCGTGCGCTAA
- a CDS encoding ATP-binding protein gives MSATHPEAAWVAALLLFAPIAMGTVAFLFLDRHHLRSERDTLQSREQYTRRAIESITDTGRVALFLLRQDTRGQRSFFHVMGRTERFIGCPAEHITADANNWLRRLPDADRATLEQSIARSLAESRPIRVDLQVRRSGGSAWVRLGTGVPDRRPDQSVIWAGYWADTTPEHEQARILAQAKHDAEASAEAKARFLAAMSHEIRTPLATIIGALDLMRETGLQTGQRQHYQLADDAARLLMEIIGDILDFSRLESGYAEAEAVPFDLRDVLGQVLRVFELLARRKGIALTLDVAPGVAHTLMGDPTRIQQIVLNLVGNAVKFTEQGGIHVSACLEAAPRTGAQDDGQHEGQDCALDMTARADARASALPEVQHIALTVADTGVGIPESVHSQLFQAFTQADISTARRYGGSGLGLAICHRLAGLLGGSIRLLHSAPGQGSAFQVSLPLPVAHASATVNAITGTIDASASASASADASVNSDIDSGPDAGADQAARLAARPASGAQTARVLAVDDHEPYRIILRQLMLRAGLNCDTVADAEQALEALRQHDYAMLFTDCQMPGIDGCELARRVRQQEAQAQRPRLPIVGVTADCSTQQMQRCRASGMDDYLAKPVAFIDLQKCINKWIN, from the coding sequence ATGTCAGCCACTCATCCCGAAGCGGCCTGGGTTGCCGCCCTGCTGCTCTTTGCACCCATTGCAATGGGTACGGTGGCTTTTTTGTTTCTCGATCGCCACCATCTGCGGTCCGAACGCGACACCCTGCAGTCGCGCGAGCAATACACCCGCCGCGCCATCGAAAGCATCACCGACACCGGCCGGGTCGCGCTGTTCCTCCTGCGCCAGGACACCCGCGGGCAGCGCAGCTTCTTCCATGTAATGGGCCGCACCGAGCGCTTTATCGGCTGCCCAGCCGAACACATCACCGCCGATGCCAACAACTGGCTGCGCCGTCTGCCCGATGCCGACCGCGCCACGCTTGAACAGTCCATCGCCCGGTCGCTGGCCGAATCGCGCCCCATTCGTGTCGATCTCCAAGTGCGGCGCTCAGGCGGATCGGCCTGGGTGCGCCTGGGCACAGGCGTGCCCGACCGCCGGCCCGACCAATCCGTGATCTGGGCCGGCTACTGGGCCGACACCACGCCCGAGCATGAACAGGCGCGAATCCTGGCCCAGGCCAAGCACGATGCCGAAGCCAGCGCCGAAGCAAAGGCCCGCTTCCTGGCGGCCATGAGCCACGAAATTCGCACGCCGCTGGCCACCATCATCGGGGCGCTCGACCTCATGCGTGAAACCGGCCTGCAAACCGGGCAGCGCCAGCACTACCAGCTTGCCGACGACGCCGCCCGCCTGCTGATGGAGATCATCGGCGACATTCTCGATTTCTCGCGCCTCGAATCCGGCTATGCAGAAGCCGAGGCCGTGCCCTTCGATCTGCGCGACGTACTGGGTCAGGTGCTGCGCGTATTCGAACTGCTGGCGCGGCGCAAAGGCATCGCGCTGACGCTCGACGTCGCGCCGGGTGTGGCCCACACGTTAATGGGCGATCCCACCCGCATTCAGCAAATCGTTCTGAACCTGGTGGGCAACGCCGTCAAGTTCACCGAGCAGGGCGGCATCCACGTCAGCGCCTGTCTCGAAGCCGCGCCGCGCACCGGCGCCCAAGATGACGGGCAACATGAAGGGCAAGATTGTGCGCTAGATATGACTGCGCGCGCCGATGCGCGGGCGTCCGCTTTGCCCGAAGTGCAGCACATCGCGCTTACGGTCGCTGACACAGGCGTCGGTATTCCCGAGTCGGTACACAGTCAGCTGTTCCAGGCGTTTACCCAGGCCGATATTTCCACCGCGCGGCGATACGGCGGCAGCGGCCTGGGGCTGGCCATCTGCCACAGGCTGGCCGGCCTGCTGGGCGGCTCCATACGCCTGCTGCACAGCGCGCCAGGGCAAGGCAGCGCTTTCCAGGTGAGCTTGCCGCTACCCGTGGCGCACGCTTCCGCCACCGTCAACGCGATTACCGGCACTATCGATGCCAGCGCCAGCGCCAGCGCCAGCGCCGATGCGAGCGTCAACTCAGACATCGATAGCGGCCCCGACGCCGGCGCCGACCAGGCGGCTCGGCTCGCCGCCCGCCCCGCTTCTGGCGCCCAAACCGCACGCGTCCTGGCCGTGGACGACCACGAACCTTACCGCATCATCCTGCGCCAACTGATGCTTCGGGCCGGCCTGAACTGCGACACCGTGGCCGACGCCGAACAGGCGCTCGAAGCCCTGCGCCAGCACGACTACGCCATGCTGTTTACCGACTGCCAGATGCCCGGCATCGACGGCTGCGAACTTGCGCGGCGCGTGCGCCAGCAAGAAGCGCAAGCGCAGCGGCCGCGCCTGCCCATCGTGGGCGTGACGGCCGACTGCAGCACTCAGCAGATGCAGCGCTGCCGCGCCAGCGGCATGGACGACTACCTTGCCAAGCCCGTCGCTTTCATCGACCTGCAAAAATGCATCAATAAATGGATCAACTGA
- a CDS encoding LysR family transcriptional regulator has protein sequence MEQLTALRVFRNVVQLGSFAQAARQLRLSPAAVSKNIGELEAHLGARLLQRTTRRMSLTEAGSLYYEQISRILDDLDEAGRSLAPLQTGPSGVLRVSAPMSLTLSRLSAAIPAFLQAYPDLSLDLHLEDRRVDIIQEGYDLAIRGTDQLEDSSLVARPLTVLPHVLCGAPAYFQRHGEPDTPQALRGHNCLRFTLSGHADEWTFRRHGQTVRVPVRGRYQVNSSLAVRDALRAGFGLSLVPRTYVEDDLAQGRLRAVLNDWAMVDTYLYAVYPSRRHVAAKVRAFADFVRAELQGPVTESRAAN, from the coding sequence ATGGAACAGCTCACCGCCCTGCGCGTGTTCCGCAACGTCGTCCAGTTGGGCAGCTTCGCCCAAGCCGCCCGCCAGTTGCGGCTATCGCCCGCGGCGGTCAGCAAGAACATCGGCGAACTCGAAGCCCACCTGGGCGCGCGCCTGCTTCAGCGCACCACTCGCCGCATGAGCCTGACCGAAGCCGGCAGCCTGTATTACGAACAGATCAGCCGCATTCTCGATGACCTCGACGAAGCCGGCCGTTCGCTTGCCCCCCTGCAGACCGGCCCCAGCGGGGTGCTGCGGGTCAGCGCGCCCATGTCGTTGACGCTGTCCCGGCTGTCCGCCGCCATCCCGGCCTTTCTGCAGGCCTACCCCGACCTGTCGCTCGACCTGCACCTGGAAGACCGGCGCGTCGACATCATCCAGGAAGGCTATGACCTTGCCATCCGCGGTACCGACCAGCTCGAAGACTCCTCGCTCGTCGCCCGCCCGCTCACCGTGCTGCCGCATGTACTATGCGGCGCGCCCGCATACTTCCAACGGCACGGCGAGCCTGATACCCCCCAGGCGCTGCGAGGCCATAACTGCCTGCGCTTCACCCTGTCTGGCCACGCCGACGAGTGGACTTTCCGCCGGCACGGGCAGACCGTGCGCGTGCCTGTGCGCGGACGCTACCAGGTCAATTCCAGCCTGGCCGTGCGCGACGCGCTGCGGGCCGGCTTCGGCCTGAGCCTGGTGCCGCGCACTTATGTAGAAGACGACCTCGCGCAGGGCCGCCTGCGCGCCGTGCTGAACGACTGGGCCATGGTCGATACCTATCTTTATGCGGTCTATCCCTCGCGCCGCCATGTGGCGGCCAAAGTGCGGGCGTTTGCCGACTTCGTTCGCGCCGAACTGCAAGGGCCGGTTACCGAATCCCGCGCCGCCAACTAA
- a CDS encoding nitroreductase family protein — protein MENALIAAIEERTSANYFDPDHQLALAQIERLTELATRAPTAFNLQNWRFIAVHTAAAKARLRELAWGQAKVGDAAVTFIVVGVLARHDVLATRLTPSVQAGFMPADMVPAWEDAAARLYQDQPRRQRDEAVRSAALGASTLMLAGQALGLASCPMSGFDAAGVAREFALADDEVPVMLVAMGRAAPGNWPQKPRRPLAQVLELA, from the coding sequence ATGGAAAACGCATTGATTGCCGCGATCGAGGAGCGCACGTCGGCGAATTATTTCGACCCGGACCACCAGCTTGCACTGGCGCAGATCGAGCGGCTGACCGAACTGGCGACGCGCGCGCCGACCGCTTTCAATTTGCAGAACTGGCGTTTTATTGCGGTGCATACCGCGGCCGCCAAAGCACGGCTGCGCGAGTTGGCCTGGGGCCAGGCGAAGGTGGGCGATGCGGCGGTGACGTTCATTGTGGTGGGCGTGCTGGCGCGGCACGATGTATTGGCCACGCGGCTGACACCTTCGGTGCAGGCCGGCTTCATGCCGGCCGACATGGTGCCGGCCTGGGAAGACGCGGCGGCCCGTCTGTACCAGGACCAGCCTCGTCGACAGCGCGACGAAGCCGTGCGTAGTGCGGCGCTGGGCGCGTCGACGTTGATGCTGGCGGGGCAGGCGTTGGGACTGGCATCATGCCCCATGAGCGGGTTTGACGCGGCCGGCGTGGCGCGCGAGTTTGCGCTGGCCGACGATGAGGTGCCGGTGATGCTGGTGGCCATGGGCCGCGCCGCGCCCGGCAACTGGCCCCAGAAGCCGCGCCGGCCGCTGGCGCAAGTATTGGAACTGGCTTAA
- a CDS encoding EamA family transporter, translating to MPRSADVFATALAPAIWGSTYIVTTELLPDGYPLTVAMLRALPAGLLLLWWARSLPHGIWWLRSFLLGGLNFSVFWAMLFVSAYRLPGGVAATLGSIQTLIVIGLARLLLGAPVRGWSVAAAMAGIGGVGLLVLTPDAALDPLGVAAGLIGALAMALGTVLSRRWQPPVRALTFASWQLTAGGLLLLPVAAWLEPPLPALSAANLGGLAYLAVIGGAFTYALWFRGLARLGPAAVAALGFLSPVTAVVLGWALLGQRLNTPQLAGMIIVIGSVWVVQRVQAMPARTPAKAAARPLT from the coding sequence ATGCCTCGCAGCGCCGACGTGTTTGCCACGGCCCTGGCCCCGGCCATCTGGGGAAGCACCTATATCGTGACCACCGAATTGCTGCCGGACGGCTATCCGCTGACGGTTGCCATGTTGCGCGCCCTGCCGGCCGGCCTGCTGCTGCTGTGGTGGGCGCGCAGCCTGCCGCACGGCATATGGTGGCTGCGCAGTTTCTTGTTGGGCGGGCTGAATTTTTCGGTGTTCTGGGCCATGTTGTTTGTCAGCGCCTACCGCTTGCCCGGCGGGGTGGCAGCCACGCTGGGCTCGATCCAGACGCTGATCGTGATCGGCCTGGCCCGGCTGCTGCTGGGCGCGCCGGTGCGGGGCTGGTCGGTGGCGGCCGCGATGGCCGGCATAGGCGGCGTGGGCCTGCTGGTGTTGACGCCCGACGCGGCGCTGGACCCGCTGGGCGTGGCCGCCGGGCTGATCGGCGCGTTGGCCATGGCGCTGGGCACGGTGCTTAGCCGCCGCTGGCAGCCGCCCGTGCGGGCGCTGACCTTCGCCAGTTGGCAGTTGACGGCGGGCGGCCTGTTGTTGCTGCCTGTCGCGGCCTGGCTGGAACCGCCGCTGCCCGCGCTGAGCGCCGCCAATCTGGGCGGCCTGGCGTACCTGGCGGTAATTGGCGGCGCTTTTACCTATGCGCTGTGGTTTCGCGGGCTGGCGCGACTGGGGCCTGCCGCGGTGGCCGCGCTGGGTTTCCTGAGCCCGGTGACAGCGGTGGTGCTGGGCTGGGCGCTGTTGGGTCAACGCCTGAATACACCGCAACTGGCGGGCATGATTATCGTGATCGGCAGTGTATGGGTGGTGCAACGGGTGCAGGCCATGCCTGCCCGTACGCCCGCGAAAGCAGCGGCGCGCCCGTTAACCTGA
- a CDS encoding tartrate dehydrogenase: protein MKTYRIATIPGDGIGKEVIPAGRQAMQVLAETDGSFTFEFQDFDWGGDYYRRHGVMMPADGLEPLRDKDAILFGSAGDPDIADHITLWGLRLKICQGLDQYANVRPTRLLPGIDGPLKRCTAEQLDWVIVRENSEGEYSGVGGRVHQGLPIEAATDVSMMTRAGVERILRYAFRLAQSRPRKQLTVVTKSNAQRHAMVMWDEIALEISREFPDVRWDKELVDAATARMVNRPASLDTIVATNLHADILSDLAAALAGSLGIAPTGNIDPERRGPSMFEPIHGSAFDIMGKGLANPIGTFWSVVMLLEHLGEHQAAARMMRAVESVTADQALHTRDLGGTATTEQVTQAVCQHLRQTAGQARAA, encoded by the coding sequence ATGAAGACGTACCGCATCGCAACCATTCCCGGCGACGGCATCGGCAAAGAGGTCATTCCCGCGGGCCGGCAGGCCATGCAGGTGCTGGCCGAGACCGACGGATCGTTTACGTTCGAGTTCCAGGATTTCGACTGGGGGGGCGACTACTATCGCCGCCACGGCGTGATGATGCCGGCCGACGGGCTGGAGCCACTGCGCGACAAGGACGCGATTCTGTTCGGTTCGGCGGGCGACCCCGACATTGCCGACCACATTACGTTGTGGGGCCTGCGGCTGAAGATCTGCCAGGGCCTGGACCAATACGCCAATGTGCGCCCTACCCGCCTGCTGCCCGGCATCGACGGGCCGCTGAAGCGCTGCACCGCCGAGCAGCTTGACTGGGTGATCGTGCGCGAGAACTCCGAAGGCGAGTATTCCGGAGTGGGCGGCCGTGTGCATCAGGGGCTGCCGATCGAGGCCGCCACGGATGTGTCGATGATGACGCGCGCCGGGGTGGAACGCATTCTGCGCTATGCGTTCCGGCTGGCGCAGTCGCGGCCGCGCAAGCAGCTGACGGTGGTAACCAAGTCGAACGCGCAGCGCCATGCCATGGTGATGTGGGATGAGATCGCGCTGGAGATCAGCCGCGAGTTTCCCGATGTGCGCTGGGACAAGGAACTGGTGGACGCCGCCACGGCGCGCATGGTCAACCGCCCTGCCTCGCTGGACACCATCGTGGCGACCAACCTGCACGCCGATATTCTGAGCGATCTGGCCGCGGCGCTGGCGGGCAGCCTGGGCATCGCACCCACCGGCAATATCGACCCGGAGCGACGCGGCCCGTCGATGTTCGAGCCTATTCACGGTTCGGCCTTCGACATCATGGGCAAGGGCCTGGCGAATCCGATAGGCACGTTCTGGTCGGTGGTCATGCTGCTGGAGCACCTGGGCGAGCACCAGGCGGCGGCGCGCATGATGCGCGCCGTGGAAAGCGTGACGGCTGACCAGGCATTGCATACGCGCGACCTGGGCGGCACGGCGACCACCGAGCAGGTTACGCAGGCCGTTTGCCAGCACCTGCGGCAGACGGCGGGCCAGGCGCGCGCGGCCTAG